Proteins from a single region of Haloarcula laminariae:
- a CDS encoding sulfatase-like hydrolase/transferase, which produces MPSRPNVLLVMADQHRGDAIGADPHCPTDSAGYPFVHTPELNSLVDRGALFSRAYVPAPICVPARQSLWSGQTPASTGATNWYGHPWEFEHTLAGELTDAGYQTQLIGKTHSHPRGNHVGFERMGPTHVGASLRDDDYAEWLRDRSGGRYDKHTGGLESNTWTARPSHVPEHEHATTWTTTKALEFLEERDEDRPFFLTVSYQRPHPPFDPPQAFWDMYIDRDLPAPSVGDWPLETFGDEMSDYPPTDAWIADLSSDEIDRARAAYYGLVTQIDFQLTRLFEAMWREHGVLDDTLIIYTSDHGEMLGDQYLWRKGFPFEGSARVPLVMQFPAGTEYPTAQTIDRPVGLEDLMPTILEFAGVDIPATVDGRSLLSLVEDPDSDWRPFYHGELGPSWSVSDATQYIVDEQYKYAWNPVTDDEFLFDVESDRRELQNLATDPSEETLRQEYRSTLADHLAQRDEGFSDGDALTTVGLDAWEGMETP; this is translated from the coding sequence ATGCCATCCCGCCCCAATGTCTTGCTCGTCATGGCCGACCAGCACCGCGGTGACGCAATCGGCGCGGACCCGCACTGTCCGACGGATAGCGCTGGCTATCCGTTCGTTCACACGCCGGAACTGAACAGTCTCGTCGACCGGGGTGCGCTGTTCTCACGCGCGTACGTTCCCGCACCGATTTGCGTGCCTGCCCGCCAATCGCTCTGGTCCGGACAGACTCCCGCTAGTACCGGGGCAACAAACTGGTATGGGCACCCGTGGGAGTTCGAACACACGCTCGCTGGGGAGTTGACCGACGCCGGGTACCAGACGCAGTTAATCGGAAAGACGCATTCCCATCCCCGCGGGAACCACGTGGGCTTCGAACGGATGGGGCCGACACACGTCGGTGCATCACTCAGAGACGACGACTACGCGGAGTGGTTACGGGACCGGAGCGGCGGACGGTACGACAAGCACACCGGCGGGCTGGAGTCGAACACGTGGACGGCACGCCCCTCCCACGTCCCGGAGCACGAACACGCCACCACGTGGACGACGACGAAGGCGCTGGAGTTTCTTGAAGAACGGGACGAGGACCGGCCGTTCTTCCTGACAGTCTCGTATCAGCGGCCACATCCCCCGTTCGACCCTCCGCAGGCGTTCTGGGATATGTACATCGACCGGGACCTGCCGGCGCCGTCCGTCGGCGACTGGCCGCTGGAGACGTTCGGGGACGAGATGTCCGACTATCCGCCGACGGACGCGTGGATTGCGGACCTGTCTTCCGACGAGATAGACCGCGCGAGGGCCGCGTATTACGGGCTCGTGACGCAAATCGACTTCCAGCTGACTCGCCTATTCGAAGCCATGTGGCGTGAACACGGCGTCCTCGACGACACCCTAATCATCTACACCTCGGACCACGGCGAGATGCTCGGTGACCAGTACCTCTGGCGGAAGGGGTTCCCGTTCGAGGGGTCGGCCCGCGTGCCCCTCGTCATGCAGTTCCCGGCGGGAACGGAGTATCCGACGGCACAAACTATCGACCGGCCGGTCGGGCTCGAGGACCTGATGCCGACGATTCTCGAGTTCGCAGGTGTCGACATCCCGGCGACAGTCGACGGCCGGAGCCTGCTGTCGCTCGTCGAGGACCCCGATTCGGACTGGCGGCCGTTTTACCACGGCGAGCTGGGGCCGTCTTGGTCGGTCAGCGACGCGACCCAGTATATCGTCGATGAACAGTACAAGTACGCCTGGAACCCGGTCACCGACGACGAGTTCCTCTTCGACGTAGAGTCCGACAGGCGAGAGCTACAGAATCTGGCAACGGACCCTTCCGAGGAGACCCTACGACAGGAGTACCGGAGTACACTCGCCGACCATCTGGCACAGCGTGACGAAGGATTCAGCGACGGGGACGCGCTCACCACAGTCGGTCTCGACGCGTGGGAGGGCATGGAGACACCGTAG
- a CDS encoding IclR family transcriptional regulator, with translation MGTHNAANPVSAVGTTVEILELMKEREGATLVELAGELDIAKSTIHRHLSTLRQEGYIIREGDVYHISLHLFDLASYNRERNPLFRIGRPIADDVADEVEERVSLVVPEQHRVVKCYMAESDRSVRTDAHLGLAMHMHCTSGGKAILAHMDEEQREAVIREMGLDEMTDNTITSEKALRTELEKIREERVSWDDQERLTGVRGVAAPILNKETDEVIGALDVAGPSTRLDGEAFDSEIPNLVRRAADEIEVNVQYWRRD, from the coding sequence ATGGGCACGCACAACGCCGCGAACCCGGTCTCCGCCGTCGGCACCACGGTGGAGATTCTCGAACTGATGAAAGAGCGGGAGGGGGCGACGCTCGTGGAACTGGCCGGCGAACTCGACATCGCAAAGTCGACGATTCACCGCCATCTGTCGACCCTTCGTCAGGAGGGGTACATCATTCGTGAGGGGGATGTCTATCATATCAGCCTGCATCTGTTCGATCTGGCGTCGTACAATCGGGAACGGAACCCGCTGTTCCGTATCGGTCGCCCGATAGCTGACGACGTGGCCGACGAGGTGGAGGAGCGGGTCTCACTCGTTGTCCCGGAACAGCATCGGGTGGTCAAGTGCTACATGGCCGAGAGCGACCGCTCGGTTCGAACTGACGCGCATCTGGGGCTTGCGATGCACATGCACTGTACGTCGGGCGGTAAAGCGATACTGGCACATATGGACGAGGAGCAACGAGAGGCGGTTATTCGGGAGATGGGGCTGGACGAGATGACCGATAACACGATCACGAGCGAGAAAGCGCTGCGGACAGAACTCGAAAAGATACGGGAAGAGCGAGTGAGTTGGGACGACCAGGAGCGCCTGACTGGCGTCCGTGGGGTCGCTGCGCCCATACTCAACAAAGAGACGGACGAGGTCATCGGAGCGCTGGACGTCGCAGGCCCATCAACTCGGCTCGACGGCGAGGCGTTCGACTCGGAGATACCGAACCTGGTCCGGCGGGCCGCCGACGAAATCGAGGTCAACGTCCAGTATTGGCGGCGGGACTGA
- a CDS encoding hydantoinase/oxoprolinase family protein has translation MPTVRIGIDVGGTFTDAVAIDTESFEVVAQTKVPTTHDADIGVAAGIVEATSNLLEWLSASPEDVVFIAHGTTQATNALLEGDVSKVGIVGLGKGIQGRRAKSETDIGDIELDDDQAIETTHDYLNIKKGLDESELDATFERFKSEGVGAIVASQAFGVDNAEMEEKVQSLAQDFGLPGIGANVVSKRYGLKIRTRTAVVNASILPRMIETSKATSESIEDFGIDSPLMIMRSDGGVMGIDEMQRRPIQTILSGPAAGVAGALMYENVTDGIFIDVGGTSSDISVIEKGQPKWKAAEIGGHSTFLRTLDIRTEGVAGGSMIRVEDGEVVQSGPRSAHIADLPYSTFADPEDIVDPELTWITPKEGDPEYAAIEIANGEMFALTPSCASNLLGLLDDDVYAAGNPEAARKAFGPLAAELGTDVEGAAREVLDESVHKIIPVIEEVIEEYDLDPALLEVVGGGGGCGALVPYLGEATDFDTRLAENHEIVSTVGVGLAMVRDVVERNVMNPSEDQIDQIRQEAIDSVVGMGANQETVEANIKYDDSENLLRVEAEGSTELQTREMGQETVSDTERKEKAAASLDVADENIALEETTGGLYVYETSQKTQKLFGLLSDEQTHVSIVDETGVVKLKLQNATVYRTDKGSLERSLKRVLDQESVYSGSATRLPNIYICHGNQIIDASGLSARDQIHSLVDIELEGLADETELLIVGQQP, from the coding sequence ATGCCAACAGTGAGGATAGGAATTGACGTTGGTGGCACCTTTACCGATGCCGTGGCCATCGATACCGAGTCGTTCGAGGTAGTGGCCCAAACCAAAGTCCCAACGACTCACGACGCGGATATCGGAGTTGCAGCCGGAATCGTCGAAGCGACATCGAACCTTCTGGAGTGGCTGTCGGCCTCCCCCGAAGACGTCGTATTCATCGCTCACGGGACCACGCAAGCGACGAACGCCCTGCTCGAAGGGGACGTATCGAAAGTCGGAATCGTCGGTCTCGGGAAAGGGATTCAGGGCCGCCGAGCAAAGTCCGAGACCGATATCGGCGACATCGAACTCGACGACGACCAAGCAATCGAGACGACGCACGACTACCTCAATATAAAAAAGGGTCTCGACGAGTCGGAGCTGGATGCGACGTTTGAGCGGTTCAAATCCGAAGGAGTCGGCGCTATCGTCGCGAGCCAAGCGTTCGGAGTAGACAACGCCGAGATGGAGGAGAAGGTCCAGAGCTTGGCCCAGGACTTCGGACTCCCGGGTATCGGGGCAAACGTAGTCTCGAAACGATACGGGCTCAAAATCCGGACCCGGACGGCGGTCGTCAACGCGAGCATCCTCCCCCGGATGATCGAAACGTCGAAAGCGACCAGTGAGAGCATCGAGGACTTCGGCATCGACTCGCCGTTGATGATAATGCGCTCCGATGGCGGCGTGATGGGCATCGACGAGATGCAGAGGCGGCCCATTCAGACCATCCTTTCGGGACCCGCCGCCGGCGTTGCCGGGGCGTTGATGTACGAGAACGTCACGGACGGCATCTTCATTGACGTCGGCGGGACCAGCAGCGACATCAGCGTCATCGAGAAGGGCCAGCCCAAATGGAAGGCTGCAGAGATCGGCGGTCACTCGACGTTCCTGCGGACGCTCGACATCCGAACCGAGGGCGTCGCAGGGGGCTCGATGATTCGGGTCGAAGACGGTGAGGTCGTCCAGTCGGGCCCGAGGAGCGCCCACATCGCGGACCTCCCCTACTCGACGTTCGCCGACCCGGAGGATATCGTCGACCCGGAGCTCACCTGGATAACGCCGAAAGAGGGCGACCCGGAGTATGCGGCTATCGAGATCGCCAATGGGGAGATGTTCGCGCTGACCCCCAGCTGTGCGTCGAACCTGCTCGGGCTGCTGGACGACGATGTCTACGCCGCCGGGAATCCGGAGGCCGCCCGGAAGGCGTTTGGACCACTGGCTGCAGAGCTCGGGACCGACGTGGAGGGGGCCGCACGCGAAGTGCTAGACGAGAGCGTCCACAAGATTATCCCGGTCATCGAGGAGGTCATCGAGGAGTACGACCTGGACCCCGCGCTGCTCGAAGTCGTCGGCGGCGGCGGTGGCTGTGGCGCCCTGGTTCCGTATCTCGGCGAAGCGACCGATTTCGACACGCGTCTGGCCGAGAACCACGAGATCGTCAGTACGGTCGGCGTCGGGCTGGCGATGGTCCGGGACGTCGTCGAACGGAACGTGATGAACCCGTCGGAGGACCAAATCGACCAAATCAGACAGGAGGCCATCGACTCCGTCGTCGGTATGGGGGCAAATCAGGAGACAGTCGAGGCGAACATCAAGTACGACGATTCCGAGAACCTCCTGCGCGTCGAGGCCGAGGGGTCGACCGAACTGCAAACGCGCGAGATGGGACAGGAGACGGTCAGTGACACAGAACGAAAAGAGAAGGCCGCGGCGAGTCTCGACGTCGCGGACGAAAACATCGCCCTCGAAGAAACGACGGGTGGCCTGTACGTCTACGAGACGAGTCAGAAAACGCAGAAACTATTCGGACTGCTTTCCGACGAGCAGACCCACGTCTCCATCGTCGACGAGACTGGTGTGGTCAAGCTCAAACTCCAGAACGCAACGGTGTATCGAACGGACAAGGGGAGCCTCGAACGGTCGCTGAAACGCGTACTCGACCAGGAGTCGGTGTACAGCGGCTCCGCGACGAGACTGCCGAACATCTACATCTGCCACGGAAACCAGATTATCGACGCCAGCGGGTTGTCCGCCCGGGACCAGATTCACTCGCTGGTGGACATCGAACTCGAAGGGCTCGCCGACGAAACGGAGCTGCTAATCGTCGGACAGCAGCCATGA
- a CDS encoding citrate transporter, whose amino-acid sequence MVELAAVGIIVAFIIFGSMMMFEVVPTFIALGGMAIAIGFAGGLGPQTILQDIVAGGSTRLASAMIAAAFGGTLGVLAEKQGILEDIVKSAAELGGDSPLVMAAALYTAVVIASTSISGLGAFILMATIVFPILVSVGFTQKIAGAITLLAYGNGVMLNPSNWVFYQEVTGIALDSVINWALPVAGLAYVVGIIYVFLKVRNTEIQATLAETDTSGMSTSVPKYALIAPVIPVGLVVFDIMNVYAAFIVGIVYAAVFSQPGLEGIKNLGGTLNLITQSFHDGIKQVAPAIALMVAIGWLLKAVFADPISSTMEPLLMQIIPESMVLYAIMFSVLAPLALYRGPMNIWGLGSGIIGVLAAIGINPQLITTTAISALRVQAPGDPTNTHNAWAAEELEVSVNSITKEILPFIWVIAAGGVVTSVYLFGL is encoded by the coding sequence ATGGTCGAACTAGCAGCAGTCGGTATCATAGTAGCGTTCATCATATTTGGAAGTATGATGATGTTCGAGGTTGTTCCAACCTTCATCGCGCTGGGTGGGATGGCCATAGCAATCGGCTTTGCGGGCGGATTGGGGCCACAGACAATACTCCAGGACATCGTCGCGGGCGGTTCGACACGGCTCGCATCGGCGATGATTGCCGCGGCGTTCGGTGGGACATTGGGGGTCCTCGCGGAGAAGCAGGGTATCTTGGAGGATATCGTCAAATCGGCCGCCGAGCTGGGCGGTGACAGCCCCCTCGTGATGGCTGCAGCCCTGTACACCGCAGTCGTCATCGCCTCGACGAGTATCAGTGGACTCGGGGCGTTCATCCTCATGGCGACAATCGTGTTCCCGATACTGGTCAGCGTCGGATTCACGCAGAAGATTGCCGGTGCCATCACACTACTCGCATACGGTAACGGTGTGATGCTCAACCCCAGCAACTGGGTATTCTATCAGGAGGTTACGGGTATCGCGCTCGATTCGGTCATCAACTGGGCGCTTCCGGTCGCCGGCCTCGCGTATGTTGTCGGAATCATTTACGTGTTCTTGAAGGTCAGAAACACGGAAATACAGGCGACACTGGCGGAAACGGACACGAGCGGGATGTCGACGTCGGTTCCGAAATACGCGCTCATCGCCCCGGTCATTCCCGTCGGCCTCGTCGTGTTCGACATTATGAACGTCTACGCCGCGTTCATCGTCGGTATCGTCTACGCCGCGGTGTTCAGTCAGCCCGGACTGGAGGGAATCAAGAACCTGGGCGGTACGCTGAATCTGATAACGCAGAGCTTCCACGATGGAATCAAACAGGTTGCGCCCGCCATCGCGCTGATGGTGGCGATCGGGTGGTTGCTGAAGGCGGTGTTCGCGGACCCGATCTCCTCGACGATGGAACCGCTGCTGATGCAGATTATCCCCGAGAGCATGGTGCTTTACGCGATAATGTTCTCGGTTCTGGCACCGCTCGCGCTGTATCGTGGCCCGATGAACATCTGGGGGCTCGGGAGCGGAATCATCGGAGTCCTGGCAGCTATCGGTATCAACCCACAGCTCATCACGACGACCGCAATCAGCGCCCTGCGGGTGCAGGCGCCCGGTGACCCGACGAACACCCACAACGCGTGGGCCGCAGAGGAGTTGGAGGTCAGCGTCAACAGCATCACCAAGGAAATCCTCCCGTTCATCTGGGTAATCGCCGCGGGGGGCGTGGTGACCTCGGTGTATCTGTTCGGACTGTAG
- a CDS encoding FAD-dependent oxidoreductase — protein MQTEYDTVVLGGTPGGIATAVRAAREGAETLLVTYNDHLGGMMTGGLSYTDTLMMKPRAKIFAEFRAAVREHYRDTFGPDSEDYAACEAGYIFEPHVAESVLDGLVEGETSLDLRWGYSLQSVERENREITSLTLQAFDSDETVTIAASVFADATYEGDLLATAGAEFRVGRESRSEFNEQFAGKLYTRTRGDRYYPQEAVGEGVNPDAPADRRGPLDTPPEKRQGPLDLVPHPAGISEIYPRSTGQGDDRIQAYSYRLCLTDDPENRVKPSMPDDYDPAEYTDSLEEIERVGFRAFMRLRYLPNDKADMNTADLPGENYDYPDADWEGREEIAQRHKSHILGLLYFLQNDDAVPDKVQSEANQWGLAADEFEDNDNFPFQLYVREARRLDGRYMFTENDARYADGLDRTPVHRDSIAVAEYPLDSHACQPDRQFGSHPEGHFYASQVTRPAHVPYRALLPQSIDNLLVPVPLSASHVGYGSLRLEPTWLHIGESAGYAAAIAVESDQDPADISVARLQRRLAENEMMLSFFNDVDVTDEEPWVPAVQYLGTRGFFGSYDAEPEEPLSRGVAEEWAATTADLLGDAPDELTDHARALQTGDESGSVTAEEFVAMLEHELSVNVPSTVDTVLEETDSVIDRGTACRLVYRLLRDRDS, from the coding sequence ATGCAAACCGAATACGACACCGTCGTTCTCGGCGGAACACCCGGCGGGATAGCTACCGCCGTGAGGGCGGCACGGGAAGGCGCAGAGACACTCTTGGTCACGTACAACGACCATCTCGGCGGGATGATGACTGGGGGGTTAAGTTACACAGACACCCTCATGATGAAACCGCGTGCAAAGATATTCGCGGAGTTCCGGGCGGCAGTCCGTGAACATTACCGCGATACCTTCGGCCCCGACTCCGAGGACTATGCTGCCTGCGAAGCGGGGTACATTTTCGAGCCACACGTCGCCGAGTCTGTCTTAGACGGCCTCGTCGAAGGCGAAACGTCACTGGACCTCCGTTGGGGATACTCCCTGCAGTCGGTCGAGCGGGAGAACAGGGAGATAACGTCGCTCACTCTGCAAGCCTTCGATAGCGACGAGACGGTCACGATTGCCGCTTCGGTGTTCGCCGACGCGACGTACGAAGGTGACCTCCTCGCCACGGCCGGAGCGGAGTTCAGAGTCGGGAGGGAATCTCGCTCTGAGTTCAACGAGCAGTTTGCCGGCAAACTCTACACACGTACGCGTGGTGACCGGTATTACCCACAGGAGGCCGTCGGCGAGGGCGTAAACCCCGATGCACCGGCCGACCGGCGCGGGCCGCTCGACACACCGCCGGAAAAGCGGCAGGGCCCGTTAGACCTGGTCCCCCACCCGGCGGGCATCTCGGAGATATATCCCCGAAGCACCGGCCAAGGCGACGACCGCATTCAGGCCTACAGCTATCGGCTCTGTCTCACCGACGACCCAGAGAACCGGGTCAAGCCGTCGATGCCGGACGATTACGACCCCGCTGAATACACCGACAGCCTGGAGGAAATCGAGCGGGTCGGGTTCAGGGCGTTCATGCGGCTCCGCTATCTTCCGAACGACAAAGCCGACATGAACACCGCCGATCTGCCCGGAGAAAACTACGACTACCCGGATGCGGACTGGGAGGGCCGCGAAGAGATAGCCCAACGCCACAAATCGCACATACTGGGGCTGCTCTATTTCCTCCAGAACGACGATGCGGTCCCGGACAAGGTACAGTCCGAAGCGAACCAGTGGGGCCTTGCGGCCGATGAGTTCGAAGACAACGACAACTTCCCGTTCCAGCTCTACGTGCGGGAGGCCCGGCGCCTCGATGGCCGGTATATGTTCACGGAGAACGACGCTCGATACGCTGACGGACTCGACCGGACGCCGGTTCATCGGGATAGCATCGCGGTGGCCGAGTATCCACTCGACTCACACGCCTGTCAGCCCGACCGCCAATTCGGGAGCCATCCGGAGGGCCATTTCTACGCGTCTCAGGTCACACGCCCCGCACACGTACCGTATCGGGCACTGCTGCCACAGAGCATCGACAACCTCCTCGTTCCGGTGCCGCTCTCCGCGTCACACGTCGGCTACGGCTCGCTACGTCTGGAGCCGACTTGGTTGCACATCGGGGAATCGGCGGGCTATGCAGCCGCGATAGCCGTCGAGTCCGACCAGGACCCGGCAGACATCTCTGTCGCTCGCCTCCAGCGTCGTCTGGCGGAAAACGAGATGATGCTCTCGTTCTTCAACGACGTCGATGTCACAGACGAGGAGCCTTGGGTCCCTGCGGTTCAGTATCTCGGCACCCGCGGGTTTTTCGGGTCGTACGACGCCGAGCCAGAGGAACCCCTGTCGAGAGGTGTCGCCGAGGAGTGGGCTGCGACGACCGCCGACCTGCTCGGTGACGCCCCCGATGAGCTAACGGACCACGCGAGGGCCCTCCAAACCGGTGATGAGTCTGGTTCGGTTACCGCCGAGGAGTTCGTAGCGATGCTTGAGCACGAACTGTCCGTCAATGTGCCCTCCACAGTCGATACCGTCCTCGAGGAAACGGACTCGGTAATCGACCGTGGCACGGCCTGCCGATTAGTCTATCGCCTACTTCGGGACAGAGACAGTTAG
- a CDS encoding IclR family transcriptional regulator: MDLNTADDGGKRVSAVQQGFEVIEVLRESGSVHISDVSEALDIPMSTAHVHLKTLESVGYVVQDDSGYRLSLRFLRDGAIARSNLQVYSAAKSEIDDLADTTGEVANLGVEENGQRVIVYQSEGSEAVYDNAPVGEYTNMHWTALGKAILAELPSEYVREIIDHYGLPAATGSTIDDAEQLFEELETIEERGFALEDEERRSGIRSIATPLNVDDRVVGAVSLSGPKERFNDDRIENELLPALKDSNNVIEVKVAYE; encoded by the coding sequence ATGGATCTCAACACCGCGGACGACGGCGGCAAACGGGTCAGCGCTGTCCAGCAGGGGTTCGAGGTTATCGAGGTACTTCGGGAGTCCGGGAGTGTCCACATCAGCGACGTGTCGGAGGCACTCGATATCCCCATGAGCACGGCGCATGTTCACCTCAAGACGCTGGAATCGGTCGGATACGTCGTCCAAGACGACAGCGGTTATCGGCTGTCGCTCCGGTTTCTCAGGGACGGCGCCATAGCGAGGAGTAATCTGCAGGTGTACTCGGCCGCAAAATCCGAGATAGACGACCTCGCCGATACGACGGGTGAAGTCGCCAATCTCGGCGTCGAGGAGAACGGCCAGCGGGTAATCGTCTACCAGTCGGAAGGGAGCGAAGCAGTCTACGACAACGCGCCCGTCGGTGAGTACACCAATATGCATTGGACCGCCCTGGGCAAAGCCATCCTCGCCGAGTTGCCGTCCGAGTACGTACGCGAGATTATCGATCACTACGGACTGCCAGCGGCCACGGGGAGTACTATCGACGATGCGGAGCAGCTGTTCGAGGAGCTGGAGACCATCGAGGAGCGCGGGTTCGCGCTCGAAGACGAGGAACGCCGGTCCGGCATCCGGTCGATAGCCACGCCCCTCAACGTGGATGACCGCGTCGTCGGCGCAGTCTCGCTTTCGGGGCCGAAAGAACGCTTCAACGACGACCGGATAGAGAACGAGCTGCTGCCGGCACTCAAGGACTCGAACAACGTCATCGAAGTGAAAGTCGCGTACGAATAA
- a CDS encoding mannonate dehydratase, translated as MQTALMLPPSPDRRWALAKQLGVGCGVVRFWGVDDWWEYDTLLRVRNRFEDHDVPLRVVEDRPPMTKTVLGEDGRDEEIARVKQLLRNMGKLGIETYCWVWTENPVGVLRTSDSIPDRGGSLLTGYDHALSERAGDHPAAGITEDELWENLEYFLDEVVPVAEQAGVKMALHPDDPPLSPVRGVPRLATSVDNYERILDLYDSPNHGVTFCQGNFAAMATDVSDAIRRLGDRIHFVHFRDVEGTPESFVETWHDDGPTDMRSTIEAYRDVGFDGPIRPDHVPKMDGEEDREGVHAGYTDMGRLFAIGYIRGLLEQTE; from the coding sequence ATGCAGACAGCACTCATGCTGCCGCCGTCACCGGACAGGCGGTGGGCACTGGCCAAACAGCTCGGCGTAGGTTGTGGTGTCGTCCGCTTTTGGGGCGTCGACGACTGGTGGGAGTACGACACCCTCCTCCGCGTGCGAAACCGGTTCGAGGACCACGACGTCCCGCTTCGGGTTGTCGAGGACAGACCACCGATGACCAAGACGGTACTCGGCGAGGACGGCCGCGACGAGGAGATAGCGAGGGTGAAACAGCTCCTCAGGAACATGGGGAAGCTGGGAATAGAGACGTACTGCTGGGTGTGGACGGAAAACCCGGTCGGCGTCCTCCGAACGTCCGATTCGATTCCTGACCGCGGCGGGTCACTGCTAACTGGGTACGACCACGCGCTGAGCGAGCGCGCTGGTGACCACCCCGCGGCAGGTATCACCGAGGACGAACTCTGGGAAAACCTCGAGTACTTCCTCGATGAGGTGGTGCCGGTCGCCGAGCAGGCGGGTGTGAAGATGGCACTACATCCGGACGACCCGCCGCTCTCGCCGGTTCGGGGCGTCCCGCGGCTCGCGACCTCCGTCGACAACTACGAGCGCATTCTCGACCTCTACGATAGTCCGAACCACGGTGTCACTTTCTGTCAGGGGAACTTCGCCGCGATGGCGACTGACGTATCGGACGCGATTCGCCGCCTCGGTGACCGCATCCACTTCGTTCACTTCCGTGATGTCGAGGGTACACCGGAGTCGTTCGTCGAGACCTGGCACGACGACGGACCGACGGATATGCGGTCGACTATCGAAGCCTACCGTGATGTCGGGTTCGACGGCCCGATACGCCCCGACCACGTACCGAAGATGGACGGAGAGGAGGACCGAGAGGGCGTCCACGCGGGCTACACTGACATGGGCCGGCTCTTCGCTATCGGATACATCCGGGGACTGCTCGAACAGACGGAGTAG
- a CDS encoding TRAP transporter substrate-binding protein — protein sequence MPQQSRRSFVGKLGVIGGAGALTSLAGCSGDGSDSGTDIVIGSVFPSGHVINEMATSWSETVAEETSDRVSITIEPAFGGEAEVMEQTRIGSIGGTIIGTRWVIDYDPENFWVESPFIFDGWEQQRRAFETDYLDDGRQRLKEDGNQELVGPPVYRGYRHTSGNKAFNTPEDIQGVNIRVPDLSPWVNIWEGLGASPTTVAFDELYSSLQQGVVDAQENPAETVLSASLNEVQSHYTMTRHLASTGWFTINNDILSGLSEDDRSVVRDTLSSNIEELSTSISESESDAIDELESNGMNIVEPDRDAWLSAAEEPLKAQFEETWEPSLEEVRNI from the coding sequence ATGCCACAGCAAAGCCGAAGGAGCTTCGTCGGGAAGCTCGGCGTAATCGGTGGTGCCGGTGCATTGACATCCCTCGCGGGTTGCTCCGGTGACGGATCGGACAGCGGGACCGACATAGTCATCGGGAGCGTCTTCCCGAGCGGCCACGTCATCAACGAGATGGCGACATCCTGGTCCGAGACCGTCGCGGAGGAGACCAGCGACCGCGTGTCGATAACAATCGAGCCCGCTTTCGGCGGCGAGGCCGAGGTGATGGAGCAGACGCGCATCGGCTCTATCGGCGGGACCATCATCGGGACCAGGTGGGTAATCGACTACGACCCGGAGAACTTCTGGGTCGAATCGCCGTTCATCTTCGACGGGTGGGAGCAACAGCGGCGGGCGTTCGAAACCGACTACCTCGACGACGGCCGCCAGCGCCTCAAGGAGGACGGCAACCAGGAGCTCGTCGGCCCGCCGGTCTACCGGGGGTACCGCCACACGTCGGGGAACAAGGCTTTCAACACGCCCGAAGACATCCAGGGCGTAAATATCCGCGTTCCCGACCTCTCGCCGTGGGTGAACATCTGGGAGGGGCTCGGTGCCAGCCCGACGACCGTCGCCTTCGACGAGCTGTACAGCTCGCTGCAGCAGGGCGTGGTCGACGCACAGGAGAACCCGGCCGAAACGGTCCTCTCCGCGTCGCTTAACGAGGTGCAGAGCCACTACACGATGACCCGGCATCTCGCCTCGACTGGCTGGTTCACCATCAACAACGATATCCTCTCCGGGCTCTCGGAGGACGACCGCTCGGTCGTCAGGGACACGCTTTCGAGCAACATCGAGGAGCTCAGTACGAGTATCTCCGAGTCGGAGTCCGACGCGATCGACGAACTGGAGAGCAACGGGATGAACATCGTCGAGCCGGACCGCGACGCGTGGCTCTCCGCGGCCGAGGAGCCGCTCAAGGCGCAGTTCGAGGAGACCTGGGAGCCGTCCCTCGAAGAAGTCCGAAACATCTGA